In one Saccharibacillus brassicae genomic region, the following are encoded:
- a CDS encoding STM4011 family radical SAM protein: MRATLYFRGSLSSCNYSCPYCPFSKNTDSAETLARDRLQVRRFTAWIADQERLGHRLSVFFNPYGEGLIHRWYREAMVQLSRMPHVEKVAIQTNLSASLDWTEELNRDTAAFWTTYHPGETSEERFLARCFDLHRRGVKFSVGSVGVRSAFDRIESLRRALPEDVYLWVNAFKDRKDYYADRDIERMRDVDPLFELNLPDYDSLGRACRTGESVFFVQGAGLVKRCYSDRRVIGHLYRDGLDRLSRTRPCGMKTCGCYIGYVHMPELELESAYGDGLLERRSLPERRAFAGYGGVR; this comes from the coding sequence ATGAGAGCGACTTTGTATTTTCGCGGCTCGCTGTCGTCCTGCAACTATTCCTGTCCGTACTGCCCGTTCAGCAAAAACACGGACAGCGCCGAGACGCTTGCCCGGGACCGCCTTCAAGTCCGGCGCTTCACGGCATGGATCGCCGACCAGGAACGGCTCGGCCACCGTCTGTCCGTCTTCTTCAATCCTTACGGCGAAGGGTTGATCCACCGCTGGTACCGCGAAGCGATGGTGCAGTTGTCCCGCATGCCGCACGTCGAGAAGGTCGCCATTCAGACGAACCTGTCCGCCTCTCTCGACTGGACGGAAGAGCTGAACCGCGACACGGCCGCATTCTGGACTACGTATCATCCCGGCGAGACGAGCGAAGAACGGTTTCTCGCCCGCTGCTTCGACCTGCATCGCCGGGGCGTCAAGTTCAGCGTCGGCAGCGTCGGCGTGCGCAGCGCTTTCGACCGCATCGAGTCGCTTCGCCGCGCGCTGCCCGAAGACGTCTACCTGTGGGTCAACGCGTTCAAAGACCGCAAAGACTACTACGCCGACCGCGACATCGAGCGGATGCGAGACGTCGATCCGCTGTTCGAACTCAATCTGCCGGATTACGACAGTCTCGGCCGAGCGTGCCGAACCGGCGAATCGGTCTTCTTCGTGCAGGGCGCCGGCCTCGTCAAGCGCTGCTACAGCGACCGCCGCGTGATCGGGCATCTGTACCGCGACGGCCTGGACAGATTGTCGCGAACCCGGCCCTGCGGCATGAAGACGTGCGGCTGTTATATCGGCTATGTCCATATGCCGGAGCTTGAACTGGAAAGTGCGTACGGAGACGGCCTGCTGGAACGGCGCAGCCTGCCGGAACGCCGGGCGTTTGCCGGATACGGAGGTGTACGATGA
- the cysC gene encoding adenylyl-sulfate kinase, whose translation MTEQKLQRHAAAPAAAGESLSMTSSGAARTIWLTGLPSSGKTTTALALAEALRSRNVPAEVLDGDELRRQIGGGLGFSREDRMENVRRAVYVAGLLGKHGVTAIVSLISPYAEMRQYARSTLPLFTEVYVDCPLAECERRDVKGLYALARRGEIAAFTGVSDPYEPPANPELTLRTDLYTLEQNVQRLLALFD comes from the coding sequence ATGACGGAGCAGAAACTTCAGCGTCATGCTGCGGCGCCTGCCGCTGCCGGCGAAAGCTTGTCTATGACCTCTTCCGGAGCGGCACGCACGATCTGGCTCACCGGCCTGCCCAGCTCGGGCAAAACGACGACAGCTTTGGCGCTGGCCGAAGCGCTGCGCAGCCGGAACGTTCCGGCCGAAGTGCTCGACGGCGACGAGCTGCGCAGACAGATCGGCGGCGGTCTCGGCTTCAGCCGCGAAGACCGGATGGAGAATGTACGGCGGGCCGTGTACGTGGCCGGCCTGCTGGGCAAGCACGGCGTGACCGCGATCGTGTCGCTGATCAGCCCGTACGCGGAGATGCGGCAGTATGCGCGGAGCACGCTGCCGCTTTTTACGGAAGTGTATGTGGACTGCCCGCTGGCCGAGTGCGAACGGCGGGACGTGAAAGGGCTGTACGCGCTGGCCCGTCGCGGCGAGATCGCAGCGTTCACCGGCGTGTCCGATCCGTACGAGCCGCCGGCAAATCCCGAACTGACGCTGCGGACGGATCTCTATACGCTGGAACAGAACGTGCAGCGGCTGCTTGCGTTATTCGATTGA
- a CDS encoding DNA alkylation repair protein, with protein sequence MPEPLKLIYTESFLRQFAARLQTAYPPFDERRFVDAVLARGWDELELKARMRRISEQLGLALPQPFAAALDVLYRVDEACTGFPYLFLPDFVEVYGSADADYELALNALERFTSGSSSEFAIRPFLLREPERTMRRMHVWASSDNEHVRRLASEGCRPRLPWGQALPIFKRDPAPVLELLERLRADPSLYVRKSVANNLNDIAKDHPEAVKETALRWYGRDPLTDWIVRRGCRGLLRAADPGVLQLFGYAAAASPEQAPLLSAASLAVSPGSIRIGESAELRVELRARAGAPLRVRLEYGIDYVKASGRTSRKLFLLSDRTLQSGERFAFVKTQRFADLTTRRHYPGLHRIVLLVNGIEYAEDSLTLLPASHDSTNILNV encoded by the coding sequence ATGCCCGAACCGCTCAAATTGATCTATACCGAATCTTTTTTGCGCCAATTCGCCGCCCGACTGCAAACGGCGTATCCCCCTTTCGACGAACGTCGGTTCGTCGACGCCGTGCTGGCCCGCGGCTGGGACGAACTGGAATTGAAAGCCCGGATGCGGCGCATCTCGGAACAACTGGGCCTTGCGCTGCCTCAGCCTTTTGCCGCGGCGCTGGACGTTTTGTACCGCGTCGACGAAGCATGCACAGGCTTTCCGTATTTGTTTTTGCCCGATTTCGTTGAAGTGTACGGCAGCGCGGACGCCGATTACGAACTTGCGCTGAACGCGCTGGAACGGTTCACGTCCGGTTCTTCGTCCGAGTTTGCGATCCGTCCGTTTCTGCTGCGGGAGCCGGAACGGACGATGCGGCGCATGCATGTGTGGGCAAGCAGCGACAATGAGCATGTGCGCCGCCTGGCGAGCGAAGGCTGCCGCCCCCGTCTGCCGTGGGGACAAGCGCTGCCGATATTCAAGCGCGATCCGGCGCCCGTGCTGGAACTGCTGGAGAGGCTCCGGGCCGATCCGTCTCTCTACGTCCGCAAAAGCGTCGCCAACAATCTCAACGATATTGCCAAAGACCATCCCGAAGCGGTCAAAGAAACCGCGCTGCGCTGGTACGGCCGTGATCCGCTGACCGATTGGATCGTCCGCCGGGGCTGCCGCGGGCTGCTGCGCGCCGCCGATCCGGGCGTGCTTCAACTGTTCGGCTACGCCGCGGCGGCCTCGCCGGAGCAGGCGCCGCTTCTGTCGGCCGCTTCCCTCGCCGTCTCTCCCGGTTCGATCCGGATCGGCGAGTCGGCCGAACTGCGGGTCGAGCTTCGGGCGCGCGCAGGCGCACCGCTTCGCGTGCGGCTCGAATACGGCATCGATTACGTCAAAGCGTCCGGCCGTACGTCGCGCAAATTATTTCTGCTGAGCGACCGGACGCTGCAAAGCGGCGAACGCTTCGCGTTCGTTAAAACCCAACGCTTCGCCGATCTGACGACGCGGCGCCATTATCCGGGTCTGCATCGTATTGTGCTGCTGGTCAACGGCATCGAATACGCGGAAGATTCTCTGACACTCCTGCCGGCTTCGCACGATTCAACGAATATTTTGAACGTTTGA
- a CDS encoding methyl-accepting chemotaxis protein, which translates to MMQINRIPMILSSLPGAAAAAALWAFSPRGAVQTILLVAALLSIGFLLFLSLRDKRKLARPAASLSSGDESGKLQNVLFESQVVSDRLLAVVEEVRTSVDTLTSVTEHSERAERELGTRSTEAAARTSEAAALLEEAARTSERMAESAAAMAQDSLRAGSAAGELSGALLSADRAMDDIRQQSGTIGERIGELTGHMADIEQINVFIRGVVEQTSLLALNASIEAARAGEEGRGFAVVAQEIRKLAAQSGEAVGRSASTLGSIVAGVNHATEAMETSRRAVEAGSGEMRQMQLQMERLNVSLGGVLQSARETDRLSGIQRERMARGVEALGEAAGLTGQTTQSMEQLFSHVGQQRSQIVKLARIGSEMNEASAELSDIVGAFRIEHDDKSGGADVEQVRRVLETAARQAASLPAEESPHAALLSGCMAQTPSIEAVWSNRADGSFIFSKPQAGLLNAKSREWWQHAMRGEVYVSPVYVSAITKRPCLTMSAAILDDRGERIGVVGMDLSLGQPARPVGDDLPAPRSAI; encoded by the coding sequence ATGATGCAAATCAACCGGATTCCAATGATTTTAAGTTCCCTGCCCGGAGCTGCGGCTGCGGCTGCACTCTGGGCGTTTTCTCCGCGCGGCGCTGTGCAGACGATACTGCTTGTCGCAGCCTTGCTCTCGATCGGCTTCCTGCTGTTTCTGTCGCTTCGGGACAAGCGCAAGCTCGCAAGACCTGCCGCTTCGCTGTCGTCTGGCGACGAATCCGGCAAACTGCAAAACGTCTTGTTCGAATCGCAGGTCGTCTCGGATCGGCTGCTGGCCGTCGTGGAAGAAGTGCGCACGTCGGTCGATACGCTGACGTCCGTGACCGAACATTCCGAACGCGCCGAGCGCGAGCTCGGCACGCGCAGCACCGAAGCCGCGGCGCGGACGTCGGAAGCGGCGGCACTGCTGGAAGAAGCCGCCCGCACGTCGGAGCGGATGGCCGAGAGCGCGGCCGCGATGGCGCAAGATAGCCTCCGCGCCGGTTCGGCGGCAGGCGAATTGTCCGGCGCGCTGCTCTCCGCGGACCGGGCGATGGACGATATCCGGCAGCAGAGCGGCACGATCGGCGAACGGATCGGCGAGTTGACCGGGCATATGGCGGATATCGAACAGATCAACGTCTTTATCCGGGGCGTCGTCGAACAGACGTCCCTGCTTGCGCTGAACGCTTCAATCGAAGCGGCACGCGCCGGCGAGGAAGGCCGGGGCTTCGCCGTAGTCGCCCAGGAGATCCGCAAGCTGGCCGCGCAGAGCGGCGAAGCCGTCGGGCGGTCCGCCTCGACGCTCGGTTCGATCGTGGCCGGCGTGAACCATGCGACCGAAGCGATGGAGACGAGCCGCCGGGCGGTCGAAGCCGGCAGCGGCGAGATGCGGCAGATGCAGCTTCAGATGGAGCGGCTGAACGTCAGCCTCGGCGGCGTGCTCCAATCGGCGCGCGAGACCGACCGCTTGAGCGGCATCCAGCGCGAACGGATGGCGCGCGGCGTGGAAGCGCTGGGCGAAGCGGCCGGGCTGACCGGCCAGACGACGCAGTCTATGGAGCAGCTGTTCTCGCATGTCGGGCAGCAGCGCAGCCAGATCGTCAAGCTGGCGCGGATCGGCTCCGAGATGAATGAAGCTTCGGCCGAACTGTCCGACATCGTCGGAGCATTCCGGATCGAGCACGACGACAAGTCCGGCGGCGCCGATGTGGAACAGGTGCGCCGCGTGCTTGAGACGGCCGCGCGCCAAGCCGCTTCGCTGCCTGCGGAAGAAAGCCCGCACGCAGCGCTGCTCTCCGGCTGTATGGCGCAGACCCCGTCGATCGAAGCGGTCTGGTCGAACCGGGCGGACGGCTCGTTCATCTTCTCCAAGCCGCAGGCCGGGCTGCTCAACGCGAAGAGCCGCGAATGGTGGCAGCACGCGATGCGCGGCGAAGTCTACGTCTCGCCGGTCTATGTATCGGCGATTACGAAGCGCCCGTGCCTGACGATGTCCGCCGCCATTCTCGATGACCGGGGCGAGCGGATCGGCGTCGTGGGCATGGACCTGTCGCTCGGGCAGCCTGCGCGCCCTGTCGGCGACGATCTGCCGGCCCCGCGTTCCGCGATTTAA